From a single Rosa rugosa chromosome 7, drRosRugo1.1, whole genome shotgun sequence genomic region:
- the LOC133720299 gene encoding WRKY transcription factor WRKY24-like — translation MTSSFTHLLTSNMNMNNFDQDRTGSWSWGLSDRSTEAEIPKFKSLQPPSLPLSPPPASPSSYLVNTPGFSPTDFFSSPMFLANSNTLPSPTTGAFSSQVFEWMSTPKENNSQQGAEKEQKMFTDFSFQPATSSSSFSVQQSSSSMVSSVEESLKSQQQQSWGFNNPRQEESVAEKTEVKSEFAPTQSFSAAPKSDYTHCNTHSTQYVREQKSDDGYNWRKYGQKQVKGSENPRSYYKCTFPNCPTKKKVERSLDGQITQIVYKGSHNHAKPQSTRRSASQQQSLQTSSYGISDQSASTISNPKIEAVTLQEDSNSASMGGEDEFEQNSPISNSNGADDDNEPEAKRWKGENANETYAAPGSRIVKEPRIVVQTTSEIDILDDGYRWRKYGQKVVKGNPNPRSYYKCTSTGCPVRKHVERASHDTRAVITTYEGKHNHDVPAARGSGGYGASARPASDANSNSNVSVAAVRPLALPNHSNNLSYLSSLQKQPTSESQAPYTLKMLQNTGSYGY, via the exons ATGACTTCTTCCTTCACTCACCTCCTCACAAGCAACATGAACATGAACAATTTTGACCAGGACCGAACCGGCAGCTGGAGCTGGGGACTCTCCGACCGTTCAACGGAAGCCGAAATCCCCAAGTTCAAGTCACTCCAGCCgccttctctccctctctctcctccccctgcTTCCCCTTCTTCTTACTTGGTTAACACCCCTGGTTTTAGCCCTACTGATTTTTTCAGCTCACCCATGTTTCTTGCTAACTCAAAT ACTCTTCCATCTCCGACCACCGGAGCCTTTTCGAGTCAGGTTTTCGAGTGGATGAGCACTCCTAAAGAAAATAACAGCCAGCAAGGAGCGGAGAAGGAGCAGAAAATGTTCACTGATTTCTCATTTCAACCGGCAACATCATCTTCATCGTTCAGCGTTCAGCAATCTTCTTCAAGCATGGTTTCATCGGTG GAGGAATCATTGAAAAGTCAACAGCAGCAATCGTGGGGTTTCAACAACCCAAGGCAAGAAGAAAGCGTAGCAGAGAAAACAGAGGTGAAATCCGAGTTTGCGCCAACTCAGAGCTTCAGCGCTGCTCCAAAGTCTGATTACACACATTGCAACACTCATTCGACTCAATATGTGAGGGAACAGAAGTCAGATGATGGATACAATTGGAGAAAATATGGACAGAAGCAAGTGAAAGGTAGCGAAAATCCGCGGAGTTATTACAAGTGTACATTTCCCAATTGCCCAACAAAGAAGAAGGTGGAGAGATCATTGGATGGACAGATCACTCAAATTGTGTACAAGGGAAGTCACAACCATGCTAAGCCTCAGTCAACAAGACGATCAGCCTCTCAACAACAATCGCTTCAAACAAGTTCGTATGGGATTTCTGATCAGTCTGCCTCGACAATATCCAATCCAAAAATTGAAGCTGTCACGCTGCAGGAGGACTCTAACTCAGCCTCAATGGGAGGAGAGGATGAGTTTGAACAAAATTCGCCGATAAGTAACTCAAATGGAGCTGATGATGACAATGAGCCTGAGGCCAAAAGATG GAAGGGAGAAAATGCAAATGAGACGTATGCAGCTCCTGGGAGTAGAATTGTGAAAGAACCTAGAATTGTAGTGCAGACCACGAGTGAGATTGATATTCTGGATGACGGGTATAGATGGAGGAAATATGGACAGAAAGTAGTGAAGGGAAATCCAAACCCAAG GAGCTACTACAAATGTACTTCTACTGGCTGTCCAGTGAGGAAACATGTGGAGCGAGCATCTCACGATACGAGGGCCGTGATCACAACTTATGAAGGGAAGCACAACCACGATGTTCCTGCAGCACGTGGAAGCGGTGGTTATGGTGCCAGTGCTAGACCTGCTTCTGATGCCAACAGCAACAGCAATGTATCAGTGGCAGCTGTGAGGCCCTTGGCCTTGCCTAATCATTCTAACAATTTGAGCTACCTAAGCtctcttcagaagcagccaacaTCAGAAAGCCAAGCACCTTATACTCTCAAAATGTTGCAGAACACAGGAAGTTACGGATACTGA
- the LOC133720301 gene encoding CASP-like protein 4B1, which produces MTTNQDDASQNHDQQQQKQSPPVVPTAPPAASADVESQTEPAPAQARAAGSGFGVAGIIRRWKRDDLLRKGSLALRGLSLVFSLLAFIIMASNKHGDWKDFDKYEEYRYLLGIAILATLYTGAQAFKNATGKEMFQRRTSALADFIGDQIMAYLLISSSSSAIPLTNRMRESQDNIFTDASASAISMAFLAFVSLALLALISGHKLSSQSYI; this is translated from the exons ATGACGACGAATCAAGACGACGCATCGCAGAATCATGACcagcaacaacaaaaacaatCCCCGCCGGTTGTCCCCACGGCTCCACCGGCTGCTTCTGCTGACGTGGAGAGCCAGACGGAGCCGGCACCGGCCCAGGCCCGGGCGGCTGGGAGCGGGTTTGGGGTGGCAGGGATCATACGGCGGTGGAAGAGAGATGACTTGTTGAGGAAAGGCTCTCTGGCATTGAGAGGACTGTCCTTGGTCTTCTCTTTGCTGGCTTTCATCATCATGGCCAGTAACAAACACGGCGATTGGAAAGACTTCGATAAATATGAAGAATACAG GTATTTGTTGGGAATAGCGATATTGGCGACGTTGTACACCGGCGCACAAGCTTTCAAAAATGCCACCGGGAAAGAGATGTTTCAGCGCCGGACGTCGGCGTTGGCCGACTTCATCGGAGATCAG ATTATGGCATACCTTCTgatatcatcatcatcttcggCGATTCCGTTAACAAATAGGATGAGGGAATCACAAGACAACATCTTTACAGACGCCTCTGCATCTGCCATTAGTATGGCTTTTCTCGCTTTCGTTTCCCTTGCACTCTTGGCCCTCATTTCCGGACACAAGTTATCTTCTCAGTCTTACATCTGA